One Lachnospiraceae bacterium C1.1 genomic region harbors:
- a CDS encoding ATP-binding protein produces MEAEFMKLIHQAEKPQKPEPGDYVDTDSNLLYCGKCHTPKQHRMHLFGKEYIVTCVCQCEHEKREAEREAQRKKEQMMAIDRMKSAGLQDKALKNYTFANDIGDNPNMPKAKNYVKHWQEMYSENIGLLLYGDVGTGKSFFAGCIANALIERGIPVLMTNFSKILNSLTGMFEEDRNAYIESLNKYPLLIIDDLGIERNTEYALEQVFGVIDGRYRSGKPMIITTNLSWNDITNPDPSDLMHVRIYDRIREVCQPIAFTGRNYRSKNAENKRRKIVRMLNED; encoded by the coding sequence ATGGAAGCGGAATTTATGAAATTGATCCATCAGGCAGAAAAGCCTCAGAAACCGGAACCCGGAGATTATGTAGATACGGATAGTAATCTTCTTTACTGCGGAAAATGTCATACTCCAAAACAGCACAGAATGCATCTGTTTGGAAAGGAATATATCGTGACATGCGTTTGTCAGTGCGAGCACGAAAAGCGTGAAGCAGAACGTGAAGCTCAGCGCAAAAAAGAACAGATGATGGCAATTGACCGCATGAAATCAGCCGGGCTGCAGGATAAGGCATTGAAAAATTACACTTTTGCAAATGATATTGGAGACAATCCGAATATGCCTAAAGCTAAAAACTATGTGAAACACTGGCAGGAAATGTACAGCGAGAATATAGGACTATTGCTTTACGGAGATGTCGGAACCGGAAAATCATTCTTTGCAGGATGTATCGCAAATGCCCTGATTGAAAGAGGAATCCCGGTGCTGATGACTAATTTTTCAAAGATCCTTAACAGTCTTACAGGTATGTTTGAGGAAGATCGAAATGCGTATATTGAAAGCCTGAACAAGTATCCGCTTCTTATCATTGATGATCTTGGTATAGAGAGAAACACTGAATATGCCTTAGAGCAGGTCTTCGGAGTAATCGATGGCAGATACCGGAGTGGCAAACCAATGATCATCACGACCAACCTTTCATGGAATGATATAACAAACCCGGATCCATCGGATCTGATGCATGTCAGAATCTACGACAGAATCCGGGAAGTCTGTCAGCCGATCGCATTTACCGGAAGAAATTACAGAAGCAAAAATGCAGAAAATAAGCGCCGGAAAATTGTGCGAATGCTGAATGAAGACTAA
- a CDS encoding ParA family protein, translated as MMSKAEITAICNQKGGTAKTTTAVNLGVGLADEGKKVLIVDMDPQASATICLGFPRPDFLEKTVADMMDKVILDEPIAPKEGILHHDEGVDLMPSNISLSGMEVSLVNAMSRESVLRQYLDTVKKDYDHILIDCSPSLGMLTVNALAAADNVIVPVQAQYLSAKGLEQLLGTVNKVKKQINPKLKIEGILLTMVDSRTNNSREIANLIRETYGGKLKIYETDIPRSIRAAEMSVEGQSIYKHDPNGKVAEAYRNLTKEVIQSAEKRRKHQLSQLR; from the coding sequence ATGATGTCAAAAGCTGAAATTACGGCTATCTGTAATCAGAAAGGTGGGACAGCTAAAACAACTACTGCGGTAAATCTCGGTGTGGGTCTTGCTGATGAAGGTAAAAAAGTTCTGATCGTAGATATGGATCCGCAGGCAAGCGCCACTATCTGTCTTGGTTTCCCAAGACCTGATTTTCTTGAAAAGACTGTAGCTGACATGATGGACAAAGTTATTCTTGATGAGCCGATTGCTCCAAAGGAAGGAATCCTTCATCATGACGAGGGTGTTGATCTAATGCCATCGAATATCTCATTGTCTGGTATGGAAGTGTCGCTGGTAAATGCAATGAGCAGAGAAAGTGTATTAAGGCAATACCTTGATACGGTTAAAAAGGATTATGACCATATCTTGATCGACTGTTCACCGTCTCTTGGAATGCTTACGGTCAATGCACTTGCCGCAGCAGATAATGTGATCGTGCCGGTACAGGCACAGTATTTATCAGCTAAAGGTCTGGAACAGCTGCTTGGTACTGTAAACAAAGTAAAGAAGCAGATAAATCCAAAGCTGAAAATAGAAGGAATCCTTCTTACAATGGTTGATTCCAGGACGAACAACAGCAGGGAAATTGCAAATCTTATACGTGAAACCTATGGCGGAAAGCTCAAGATTTATGAGACTGATATTCCGAGGTCAATCCGTGCTGCAGAAATGAGTGTCGAAGGACAAAGCATTTATAAGCATGATCCGAACGGTAAAGTAGCCGAAGCATACAGAAATCTTACGAAGGAGGTGATCCAGAGTGCAGAAAAAAGGCGCAAACATCAGCTTAGCCAGTTACGATGA
- a CDS encoding dicarboxylate/amino acid:cation symporter, with product MRGKIFKADRNEIPAALEFIQESLNSKKTSRKIIVKSLLAAEEILGKICENAYEGSKIEIAVASSIEGTSIVYNSRGDEFTLADIENRLLFDNDGHSIADMDEQSNEVMQGLISKLFEKNLSISCTKGKVHVRQKVDKSPYLSLLLTFSGLILGILTGLLLQYCVPADISSAITKNILLPIYTILMNCLKMIVAPLVFFAIAGSIAGFTDLRVLGRIAGKIMIMYIVTSILAISVGFLTYMIFPIGNPTLAQAVDAEAATETIQKGAAVEISIVQTIIDIFPTDIISPFQKSNMLQIIFMAVCLGLSAASLTKTAPVVREFIMAMDKVFSHITGIIVSLMPLMVFCSMAKMMSTMKLASFMDVITWIPVIYAGDLIMLLVYIILLLIFTGLNPFKFISKYYPAMISAFTTASSNAALPSSIRQCRKIGIDEKVYSFSLPLGATINMDGSCITLIISALFFARIYQLPMTHAMLLQLFITIIVLSVGSPGVPGGNLVCLTLLVPQIGVPAEAISLVIGLYPIVSMMQTLANVTGDAVVTSIAAKSEGMLDIKTYNG from the coding sequence ATGAGGGGGAAAATTTTTAAGGCAGACAGGAATGAAATTCCTGCTGCGCTTGAGTTTATTCAGGAAAGTCTCAATTCAAAAAAAACTAGCAGAAAAATCATAGTAAAGTCACTTCTGGCAGCTGAAGAAATCCTTGGAAAAATCTGTGAAAATGCATATGAAGGAAGCAAAATCGAAATTGCGGTTGCTTCTTCAATTGAGGGAACAAGTATAGTTTACAATAGCAGGGGAGATGAATTTACCCTTGCAGATATTGAAAACAGACTCCTTTTTGATAATGATGGTCACAGTATAGCTGACATGGACGAGCAGTCAAATGAAGTGATGCAGGGGCTTATTTCAAAGCTTTTTGAAAAGAACCTGTCTATCAGCTGTACTAAGGGCAAAGTCCATGTAAGGCAAAAAGTAGACAAATCGCCATATTTAAGCCTGTTACTTACATTTTCAGGATTAATTCTCGGAATTTTAACGGGACTTCTCCTGCAGTACTGCGTTCCTGCAGATATATCGTCTGCAATTACAAAAAATATTTTATTACCTATATATACAATTCTTATGAACTGTCTGAAAATGATAGTCGCGCCGCTCGTATTTTTTGCAATAGCAGGCAGTATAGCCGGATTTACAGATCTACGGGTGTTAGGAAGAATTGCCGGCAAGATAATGATAATGTATATAGTTACGTCGATACTTGCGATCAGTGTTGGTTTTTTGACATATATGATATTTCCGATAGGAAATCCGACGCTGGCACAGGCTGTAGATGCAGAGGCTGCAACGGAAACTATCCAAAAGGGAGCGGCAGTGGAAATATCAATAGTACAGACTATTATTGATATTTTTCCGACTGATATAATTTCACCATTTCAAAAATCGAATATGCTTCAGATAATTTTTATGGCAGTATGTCTTGGATTATCAGCGGCTTCGCTTACCAAGACAGCACCGGTCGTCAGAGAATTTATAATGGCAATGGACAAGGTTTTTTCGCATATAACGGGAATTATAGTATCACTGATGCCGCTTATGGTTTTCTGTTCCATGGCAAAAATGATGAGCACTATGAAGCTGGCATCTTTTATGGATGTTATAACGTGGATTCCTGTTATTTATGCAGGTGACCTGATAATGCTTCTGGTATATATCATTCTTCTTCTGATCTTTACCGGATTAAATCCATTTAAGTTTATCAGTAAATATTATCCTGCCATGATATCGGCATTTACAACAGCTTCAAGTAATGCTGCGCTCCCTTCATCCATCAGGCAGTGCAGGAAGATAGGAATTGATGAAAAGGTTTATTCTTTTTCACTTCCGCTGGGAGCTACCATAAATATGGATGGAAGTTGTATCACCTTAATTATATCTGCACTCTTTTTTGCACGTATATACCAGCTTCCTATGACTCACGCAATGCTGCTTCAGCTTTTTATTACAATAATTGTTTTATCTGTTGGTTCTCCGGGAGTGCCCGGTGGAAATCTGGTCTGTCTTACGCTTCTGGTACCGCAGATAGGAGTTCCTGCTGAAGCGATAAGCCTTGTCATAGGGCTTTATCCTATAGTTTCAATGATGCAGACCCTGGCTAATGTTACCGGTGATGCTGTTGTGACTTCCATAGCAGCAAAGAGTGAAGGCATGCTTGATATAAAGACTTATAATGGATAA
- a CDS encoding HAMP domain-containing sensor histidine kinase produces MKKSVMRHSIKIQFALTLICLMTFFICLYWIINTVFLEKYYTSSRQRALVETYYDINSLFGENEDLTDEQKVAFNKLCGISNLSVAVVTPSLTPIITSEGKDDMMVLRLLDHVFGYDEERFLRNDGYGRDGNEVSENEPPRDEMDKRFEDKKDSEKVIIKNDDFELMTSEDPRMQIEYLELWGSLDNGDFIIMRTTVASIRESVRVSNRFLGYIGIVMALLAGIIGWIITTKITKPILELVEISEKMSQLDFNAKYTGGGNNEIAELGYHMNELSEALEENISELKTANNELKRDIEKKEKLNTMRLEFLSNVAHELKTPIALIQGYAEGLRDNINDDEESRNFYCDVIIDESGKMNKMVKNLMTLNQLEFGEDEIKMERFDIVELIRNVMSSSDIMLKQNNIAAFFNESESVYVWADEFKTEEVFTNYFSNAIHYCDFPKNGTEEEKTEKRIDVTLERKGDIVRVSVFNSGNPIPEESLAHLWEKFYKVDKARTHEYGGSGIGLSIVKAIMNAFNKDFGVKNYDNGVAFWFELDSKGE; encoded by the coding sequence ATGAAAAAGTCTGTAATGCGTCATTCTATAAAAATTCAGTTCGCACTGACACTAATCTGCCTGATGACATTTTTCATCTGTCTATACTGGATAATAAATACTGTTTTTCTTGAAAAATACTATACCAGCAGTCGTCAAAGAGCACTGGTAGAAACATATTATGATATAAACAGTCTTTTTGGTGAAAATGAAGATCTAACTGATGAACAGAAAGTAGCATTTAATAAATTATGTGGAATCAGTAACTTAAGCGTAGCAGTCGTTACACCATCACTTACTCCGATAATAACCTCGGAGGGAAAAGATGATATGATGGTCTTAAGACTTCTTGATCATGTGTTTGGATATGATGAAGAAAGATTCTTAAGAAATGACGGTTATGGAAGAGACGGTAACGAAGTATCAGAAAATGAACCACCAAGAGATGAAATGGATAAGCGATTTGAGGATAAGAAGGATTCAGAAAAAGTAATTATTAAAAATGATGATTTTGAACTGATGACTTCGGAAGATCCGAGAATGCAGATAGAATATCTGGAACTTTGGGGTTCATTGGATAACGGTGATTTCATTATAATGAGAACAACCGTTGCGAGTATAAGAGAAAGTGTAAGAGTTTCTAACAGATTTTTAGGATATATCGGAATAGTTATGGCACTTTTGGCCGGAATAATCGGTTGGATCATAACGACCAAGATAACGAAACCTATACTTGAACTGGTTGAAATTTCAGAAAAAATGTCTCAGCTTGATTTTAACGCAAAATATACAGGCGGAGGAAATAATGAGATAGCCGAACTTGGATATCACATGAATGAACTATCCGAAGCACTTGAAGAAAATATTTCTGAGTTGAAAACAGCTAATAATGAGCTCAAACGTGATATAGAAAAGAAAGAAAAATTAAATACGATGCGACTTGAATTTCTTTCAAATGTTGCTCATGAACTAAAAACTCCGATAGCATTGATCCAGGGTTATGCAGAAGGATTAAGAGATAATATAAATGATGACGAAGAAAGCAGAAATTTTTATTGTGATGTTATCATAGATGAATCCGGAAAAATGAATAAGATGGTAAAGAATCTTATGACATTAAATCAGCTGGAATTCGGAGAAGATGAAATTAAAATGGAACGGTTTGATATCGTTGAGCTTATAAGAAATGTAATGTCTTCATCAGATATCATGCTTAAGCAGAATAATATAGCTGCATTTTTTAATGAGAGTGAAAGCGTATATGTATGGGCAGACGAATTTAAGACAGAAGAAGTTTTCACTAATTATTTCAGTAATGCAATACATTACTGTGATTTCCCAAAGAATGGAACAGAGGAAGAAAAAACTGAAAAACGCATAGATGTAACTCTTGAGAGAAAAGGAGATATTGTCAGAGTTTCAGTATTTAATTCCGGAAATCCGATCCCTGAGGAATCGTTAGCACATTTGTGGGAAAAATTTTATAAGGTGGACAAGGCTAGAACTCACGAATATGGTGGATCCGGAATAGGTCTATCTATTGTTAAAGCAATTATGAACGCTTTCAATAAAGATTTTGGTGTAAAAAACTATGATAATGGAGTAGCGTTCTGGTTTGAACTTGACTCTAAGGGTGAATGA
- a CDS encoding replication initiator protein A has protein sequence MEYEENYHYLQESEQYSYYRIPKALFENDRYRDISTDSKLLYGLMLDRMDLSIKNSWVDEKGRVYIFFTVKGIMDILKCSNRKVAKLLSELDTEKGVGLIKRVRQGQGNPDRIYVMKFIQNHHFKKCKIVISANEEKSLQEMKKGHTNHTDINQTDKNNTESIIKHTFGEQKNVLLTDDEYRKLRIQFPNDFRERIENLSDYLAATGKRYKSHYATIRMWNRMDQKKNNKPAAVRKNYTGAGNESI, from the coding sequence ATGGAGTATGAAGAAAATTACCATTATCTGCAGGAATCGGAACAATACTCTTATTATCGGATTCCTAAAGCCCTGTTTGAAAATGACAGATACAGAGATATTTCGACAGACTCCAAGCTGCTGTATGGACTGATGCTGGATAGGATGGATCTTTCCATCAAAAACAGTTGGGTTGATGAAAAAGGCAGAGTTTATATCTTTTTCACCGTAAAAGGAATAATGGATATTCTGAAATGCTCCAATCGTAAAGTTGCAAAGCTTCTTTCGGAACTTGATACCGAAAAAGGTGTCGGGCTTATAAAAAGGGTAAGACAGGGACAGGGGAATCCGGACAGGATATATGTGATGAAGTTTATACAGAATCATCACTTCAAGAAATGTAAAATAGTCATCTCTGCAAATGAAGAAAAATCACTTCAAGAGATGAAAAAAGGTCACACTAATCATACTGATATAAATCAAACTGATAAGAACAATACTGAGAGTATTATTAAGCACACCTTCGGTGAACAGAAAAATGTTCTTCTGACGGATGATGAATATCGTAAACTCAGGATCCAGTTCCCTAATGATTTTAGAGAGCGCATAGAAAACTTATCTGATTATCTGGCAGCTACCGGAAAAAGATATAAAAGTCATTACGCTACAATTCGCATGTGGAACAGAATGGATCAAAAGAAAAATAATAAACCTGCAGCTGTGAGAAAGAACTATACCGGTGCAGGTAACGAAAGCATATAA
- a CDS encoding ParB/RepB/Spo0J family partition protein produces MQKKGANISLASYDDIFSTDENREKNKGEQIQEIPLSELHPFKNHPFKVIDDEAMEKTVESIREYGVLTPAIVRPREEGGYELISGHRRAHASELAGKETLPVIVRNLDDDAAVILMVDSNLQRENILPSERAFALKMKLDAMKHQGQKRDETSRQVVGKLEAAAIIGQDSGESGRQVQRYIRLTNLSPELLDMVDNKIISFNPAVELSYLKPDEQKQFIEAMDYGQTSPSLSQAQRIKKFSQEGKCTLEAMCAIMSEEKKSDLDRITIKNDVLKKYFPKSYTPKQMEDTIIKLLDQWQKRRNREQSL; encoded by the coding sequence GTGCAGAAAAAAGGCGCAAACATCAGCTTAGCCAGTTACGATGACATTTTTTCAACTGATGAAAACAGAGAAAAGAACAAAGGTGAGCAGATTCAGGAGATTCCTTTGTCTGAACTCCATCCTTTTAAGAATCATCCCTTCAAAGTCATCGATGATGAAGCTATGGAAAAAACTGTTGAGAGTATCAGAGAATACGGTGTTCTGACTCCGGCGATAGTGCGTCCGAGAGAAGAAGGCGGATATGAGTTGATTTCAGGTCACCGAAGGGCTCATGCATCAGAACTTGCAGGAAAAGAAACGCTGCCGGTTATTGTAAGGAATCTTGATGATGATGCCGCCGTAATTTTGATGGTCGATTCGAATTTACAGAGAGAAAATATACTGCCGAGTGAAAGGGCTTTTGCTCTTAAGATGAAGCTGGATGCTATGAAACACCAAGGACAGAAAAGAGATGAAACTTCCCGACAAGTTGTCGGAAAGTTAGAAGCTGCTGCAATTATCGGTCAGGATTCAGGAGAAAGTGGTCGCCAAGTTCAGCGATATATCCGCCTGACAAACCTTTCACCTGAACTTTTGGATATGGTCGATAATAAGATTATTTCTTTTAATCCAGCTGTAGAACTCTCTTATCTTAAACCCGATGAGCAGAAACAGTTCATTGAAGCGATGGATTACGGACAGACTTCTCCATCTTTATCTCAGGCTCAGAGAATCAAAAAGTTTTCTCAGGAAGGGAAATGCACTCTTGAGGCTATGTGTGCGATTATGAGCGAAGAAAAGAAGTCTGATCTTGACCGGATAACGATCAAAAATGATGTGCTGAAAAAGTATTTTCCCAAAAGTTATACTCCGAAGCAGATGGAAGATACTATCATCAAGCTTTTAGATCAGTGGCAGAAACGCCGCAACAGAGAACAGAGTTTATAA
- a CDS encoding DUF5688 family protein, whose protein sequence is MDKDGQKKKERYKLSKVEVRLKLNKNGGLYSIEPITTPSAAVKVMAEAMAQLDREYVCVVNLNSQAQPINYNIVSIGTLDSAAASKSDIFKSAILSNASSIILLHCHPSGSLKPSMDDTKLTISLIQAGKLMDIKVLDHIIVAGGSGETFSFREKTDLFDQEYAMVAENFVREESQLNMGTKLSDGIREDVIFHVKEDSMDFKEFRDEIKQSLAEKMESGTRIEDSDVKKLQGESYQGIIVRPEDSIIGVNISIEDAYKAVESGSKTVEEVAGEIAKRVEAALEERPTNIDINSLADYGAMKDKLFLEVVNTDMNREMLEDVPHKDIEDLSVVCRFDVDRDNGATILITNNMLERYNISEEQLFSDAEANAPEIAPVVISGLGDVISDITGSEMPDVTPGVLVATNDRKCMGAAVVDYPGFMDDIADKVGGDFFVLPSSIHELLIIKDDGTQNFRDLETMVREVNASVVDSSDRLSDNVYHFDNDNKIFELASKHNERENSKERDSKVKEKRNSVLGDLGEKKDACRAEVRFAEAPKKYQGQEL, encoded by the coding sequence ATGGATAAGGATGGTCAGAAGAAAAAAGAAAGATATAAACTGAGTAAAGTCGAAGTAAGATTGAAGCTTAATAAGAACGGCGGTTTATATTCTATAGAGCCAATCACTACACCATCTGCTGCAGTAAAGGTTATGGCGGAAGCAATGGCACAGCTTGATAGGGAATATGTCTGCGTTGTAAATCTAAACAGTCAGGCACAGCCGATCAATTACAATATTGTGAGCATCGGTACACTGGATAGCGCAGCTGCAAGTAAATCCGATATCTTCAAGAGTGCGATATTATCAAATGCAAGCTCGATCATATTACTGCACTGTCATCCATCAGGCAGCCTGAAGCCTTCAATGGATGATACAAAGCTGACAATAAGTTTGATACAGGCAGGGAAGCTGATGGATATTAAAGTCCTGGATCACATTATAGTTGCCGGAGGATCTGGTGAGACTTTCAGTTTTAGAGAAAAGACAGACCTCTTCGATCAGGAATATGCGATGGTCGCGGAAAACTTTGTCAGAGAAGAATCACAACTGAATATGGGAACAAAACTATCTGATGGCATCCGAGAGGATGTCATTTTTCATGTAAAGGAGGACTCAATGGATTTCAAAGAATTCAGAGATGAGATAAAACAGTCACTTGCTGAAAAAATGGAAAGCGGAACAAGGATTGAAGATTCTGACGTAAAGAAGCTTCAGGGTGAATCGTATCAGGGAATCATTGTCAGACCGGAAGATTCGATCATCGGCGTGAATATTTCAATAGAAGATGCCTATAAAGCAGTAGAATCAGGCAGCAAAACTGTTGAGGAAGTTGCCGGAGAAATTGCGAAGAGAGTGGAGGCAGCTCTTGAGGAGAGACCTACCAATATCGATATCAATAGCCTCGCTGATTATGGAGCAATGAAAGACAAGCTTTTCCTTGAGGTTGTTAATACGGATATGAATAGGGAAATGCTTGAAGATGTTCCCCACAAAGATATTGAGGATCTTTCCGTAGTATGTCGTTTTGACGTGGACAGGGATAACGGAGCGACAATCCTTATAACAAACAATATGCTGGAAAGATATAACATTTCTGAGGAACAGCTCTTTTCTGATGCAGAGGCAAATGCTCCTGAAATTGCGCCTGTTGTGATCAGCGGTCTTGGAGATGTTATATCTGATATTACCGGATCAGAGATGCCTGATGTAACACCAGGTGTGCTTGTCGCAACAAATGACAGAAAGTGCATGGGAGCAGCTGTCGTTGATTATCCCGGATTCATGGATGATATTGCTGATAAGGTCGGCGGGGATTTCTTCGTTCTTCCTTCATCAATCCACGAACTTCTGATCATAAAAGATGACGGAACACAGAACTTCAGAGATCTTGAGACTATGGTACGCGAAGTAAATGCTTCTGTTGTGGATTCAAGTGATCGTCTCTCGGATAATGTATATCACTTTGACAACGACAATAAGATTTTCGAGCTCGCTTCAAAGCATAACGAAAGGGAAAACTCTAAGGAGAGAGATTCCAAGGTTAAGGAAAAGAGGAATTCTGTCCTCGGTGATCTCGGTGAAAAGAAGGATGCCTGCAGAGCTGAGGTCAGATTTGCGGAAGCTCCCAAGAAATATCAGGGGCAGGAATTATGA
- a CDS encoding response regulator transcription factor — MDTIKVLVVDDESRMRKLVKDFLTKKNYAVIEAGDGVEALDKFFEEKDISLVILDVMMPKMDGWQVLREIREYSQVPVIMLTAKTEERDELQGFDYGADEYISKPFSPKILVARVDALLRRSNALVEEKQLKAGGIVLDQAAHSVTIDGTNVDLSFKEFELLTFLMENEGIALSREKILNNVWNYDYFGDARTIDTHVKKLRSKLGDHGNCIKTIWGMGYKFEVQKA; from the coding sequence ATGGATACAATCAAAGTTCTTGTAGTAGATGATGAAAGCAGAATGCGTAAACTGGTTAAGGATTTCCTTACTAAGAAAAATTATGCTGTAATAGAAGCTGGTGACGGTGTCGAAGCATTAGATAAATTTTTTGAGGAGAAAGATATCTCACTTGTTATTCTTGATGTTATGATGCCAAAGATGGATGGATGGCAGGTTTTAAGGGAAATAAGAGAATATTCCCAGGTTCCTGTTATCATGCTTACGGCAAAAACAGAAGAAAGAGATGAACTTCAGGGATTCGATTACGGAGCAGATGAATATATTTCAAAACCGTTTTCTCCGAAAATTCTAGTGGCAAGAGTTGATGCGTTGCTTAGACGTTCAAATGCACTTGTTGAAGAAAAACAGCTTAAAGCTGGTGGAATAGTGCTTGATCAGGCAGCACATTCTGTAACTATAGACGGAACAAATGTTGATCTTTCATTTAAGGAATTTGAATTGCTTACTTTCCTTATGGAAAATGAAGGAATAGCACTTTCCAGAGAAAAAATACTCAATAATGTATGGAATTATGATTATTTTGGAGATGCAAGAACAATAGATACTCATGTTAAAAAACTTCGTTCAAAACTCGGAGATCATGGAAATTGTATAAAAACAATCTGGGGAATGGGTTACAAGTTTGAGGTTCAGAAGGCATGA
- a CDS encoding sigma-70 family RNA polymerase sigma factor produces the protein MLLDRETIYREFSPKVMAYIRTRIDTRENAEDICSTVFLKVYEKLDSFDEKKASISTWIFTITRNSLIDYYRGIRSEGEIPETLSDGVEIDADILNSEQLEILAEALEKLKEKERQVIILHYYENLRLKEIAVRMGMSYQNAKILHLKALKKLRESMETGTVG, from the coding sequence ATGCTTTTAGACAGGGAAACAATATACAGAGAATTTTCACCAAAGGTAATGGCATATATCAGAACAAGGATCGATACCAGGGAAAATGCAGAAGATATATGTTCTACAGTTTTTTTAAAGGTGTATGAAAAGCTGGATTCCTTTGATGAAAAAAAAGCATCCATATCTACCTGGATATTTACAATAACAAGGAACAGTCTGATAGATTACTACAGGGGGATAAGGTCGGAAGGAGAGATTCCCGAAACATTGTCTGACGGAGTGGAAATTGATGCGGATATTTTGAACTCTGAGCAGCTTGAGATTCTTGCAGAGGCATTGGAGAAGCTTAAGGAGAAGGAAAGACAGGTTATAATTTTACATTATTACGAAAATCTTCGCCTTAAAGAAATAGCCGTAAGAATGGGAATGTCATATCAGAATGCAAAGATACTGCATCTGAAGGCACTGAAAAAACTCAGGGAATCTATGGAAACCGGAACCGTAGGATAA
- a CDS encoding PcfB family protein: protein MQEYSTDRALGLCITTTKLTTRAIIAAYKAYQNKRMRGPNVKHGKQKLKHLLRHGRETDVVEVASGDMKDFRKLARQYGVDYAIRKDKTFETPKYFVFFKSTDLNVLTAMMKEAARRQQIRAERPSVREKLQKFAEVVKNIPAKVREKVEELGGR from the coding sequence ATGCAGGAATATTCGACTGACCGGGCACTTGGGCTTTGCATCACTACAACAAAACTCACCACACGCGCCATCATAGCAGCATATAAGGCATATCAGAACAAAAGAATGCGTGGACCTAATGTTAAGCACGGAAAGCAGAAACTTAAACATCTCTTACGGCATGGCAGAGAAACCGATGTTGTGGAAGTTGCTTCCGGTGATATGAAAGATTTCAGGAAATTGGCAAGGCAGTACGGTGTCGATTATGCAATCCGCAAGGATAAAACTTTTGAAACACCAAAATACTTTGTCTTCTTCAAGTCCACAGACTTAAATGTTCTGACAGCAATGATGAAGGAAGCTGCAAGACGGCAGCAGATCCGAGCAGAGAGACCAAGTGTTAGGGAAAAGCTTCAGAAGTTTGCAGAAGTCGTAAAAAATATCCCAGCAAAAGTCAGAGAGAAAGTGGAGGAACTGGGCGGAAGATGA